In Lachancea thermotolerans CBS 6340 chromosome H complete sequence, a single genomic region encodes these proteins:
- the MSS51 gene encoding Mss51p (similar to uniprot|P32335 Saccharomyces cerevisiae YLR203C MSS51 Protein required for the maturation and translation of COX1 mRNA involved in maturation of COX1 and COB mRNA), with protein sequence MQRCILSRNTVRSCQHNVQKRHIMGFVRNALGLDPPPSPDEPTPENRFHPWDQSPSPDLRERAATIRALAKCPVTGREINYTCPKSGIPTHYSREAWENDLEYQQSKRPEILKKVNIYEHDLRSGRPFPEFDFPLDQDFDRMVNLTNWDLFFYTRGFYSMDTEFQLAAVTKMLSYPVTIGSVLHQFSPYSLNPKGPVTLEGLKSLAALRYTLYPEQNRRVTSITKNSPLRIFILGARAEAQLPGHVWKQLQFMFPETNIELHFVGPESYYDRNKREYVHSSSPIVRRVDETLSFVYHTDYFHVFHEAQDFFPYDPYTDIFFCFHPGFAAPESRENWMGKTMEALLETKCAVFTTGFNELDLRRDVGTVVGKHGKELDMLMEPVHNAFGSTKWELNDMNPQEVYQFNMFIAGFRGKRYHAIEV encoded by the coding sequence ATGCAACGGTGTATTCTGAGCCGGAATACGGTACGAAGCTGCCAGCACAATGTGCAAAAGCGCCATATTATGGGGTTTGTGAGGAACGCATTGGGGCTGGACCCACCCCCATCTCCAGATGAGCCAACGCCAGAAAACAGATTCCACCCTTGGGACCAGTCCCCATCACCTGATTTGAGGGAAAGGGCGGCCACGATACGAGCTTTAGCTAAGTGCCCAGTCACAGGGCGCGAAATCAATTACACTTGTCCCAAATCGGGCATCCCTACCCACTACTCTCGCGAGGCCTGGGAAAACGATTTGGAGTACCAGCAGTCCAAGAGACCCGAgattctcaaaaaagtGAATATCTACGAACACGATCTGAGGTCCGGCAGGCCGTTCCCGGAGTTCGATTTCCCGCTAGACCAAGACTTCGACAGGATGGTTAACCTGACCAACTGGGACCTTTTCTTCTATACTCGTGGCTTTTATTCTATGGATACCGAGTTCCAGCTTGCGGCTGTCACCAAAATGCTCAGCTACCCGGTAACAATCGGGTCAGTGCTACACCAGTTCTCCCCTTACTCTTTAAACCCAAAGGGACCTGTCACTCTTGAGGGTCTGAAATCGCTGGCGGCGCTTCGCTACACCCTGTACCCTGAACAAAATCGTAGGGTCACGTCCATCACCAAAAACAGTCCTCTTCGAATCTTCATTTTAGGCGCAAGGGCAGAGGCCCAGTTGCCTGGTCACGTCTGGAAGCAGCTGCAATTCATGTTCCCAGAAACCAATATAGAGCTTCACTTTGTGGGACCTGAGTCCTACTACGATAGGAACAAGCGCGAATACGTACACTCGTCGTCACCTATAGTCCGCAGAGTTGACGAAACTCTCAGTTTTGTGTACCACACTGACTACTTTCATGTTTTCCATGAAGCGCAGGACTTCTTTCCTTACGACCCTTACACTGacattttcttctgcttccatCCTGGCTTTGCAGCGCCTGAGTCCCGCGAAAACTGGATGGGCAAGACTATGGAGGCGCTCCTGGAAACCAAATGTGCCGTATTTACGACAGGCTTCAACGAGCTAGACTTGAGGCGTGACGTCGGCACTGTGGTGGGGAAGCACGGGAAGGAGCTCGACATGCTCATGGAGCCTGTGCATAACGCCTTCGGCAGCACCAAATGGGAGTTGAACGACATGAACCCACAAGAGGTTTACCAGTTCAATATGTTCATAGCCGGTTTCAGAGGCAAGAGATACCATGCCATCGAGGTCTAG
- the QRI5 gene encoding mitochondrial 37S ribosomal protein mS38 QRI5 (conserved hypothetical protein), translating to MLGAFTRAFSSLVKTRAPAARLSSTLHAFRGFELPLRCMEPLMLLRPLAPVERAPTAMEEMLADSVMRKRRLKMKKHKLRKRRKRQKAEKRKQSQGK from the coding sequence ATGCTGGGAGCTTTCACGCGTGCGTTCTCCTCATTGGTGAAGACGCGAGCACCGGCTGCTCGCCTCTCTTCCACGCTACATGCCTTTCGTGGCTTTGAACTTCCCCTCAGATGCATGGAGCCTTTAATGCTGCTGCGACCTCTCGCACCCGTGGAGCGTGCGCCTACGGCAATGGAGGAGATGCTCGCGGACAGTGTGATGCGTAAGAGGCGGctcaaaatgaagaagcacaagcttcgcaagagaagaaagagacaAAAGGCCgagaagagaaagcagTCGCAGGGTAAATGA
- the HMX1 gene encoding Hmx1p (similar to uniprot|P32339 Saccharomyces cerevisiae YLR205C HMX1 ER localized, heme-binding peroxidase involved in the degradation of heme), which produces MTTIPSPTDVGALANRINFHTRDQHNKIDKQMSAKFAFAMKHGFIYRQGVLAFFYVFQAIEQELDRLRQEAQTPEEEQTRDILNQFWTEEFRRAPRILQDLELLYAKEFPTSASLRTFLEETTLAPELQGFVDYVHASIRSRPTAILAYCHVLYLALFAGGRVMRSTIYRSTGLFPKFPNLTTEEVVRRGTNFFTFSDAGVQAENQLRKNYKRGYELATRQGLTEEQKLNILDVSNAIFEWNTRVVTEIGEINRQELMGKLSFRLLTFVIEEWQYSDKLTRKQKSLVLATGVVLQILMMYWVLRKFF; this is translated from the coding sequence ATGACAACAATTCCTTCACCCACCGACGTGGGCGCACTGGCAAACCGCATCAATTTCCACACTCGAGACCAGCACAACAAGATTGACAAGCAGATGAGCGCGAAGTTTGCCTTCGCAATGAAACACGGCTTTATCTACCGCCAGGGCGTTCTGGCGTTCTTCTACGTATTCCAGGCAATAGAGCAGGAGCTGGACCGGCTGCGGCAGGAGGCTCAAACACCAGAAGAGGAGCAAACGCGCGACATTCTGAACCAATTCTGGACCGAAGAGTTCCGCCGAGCGCCACGGATCCTGCAGGATCTCGAACTCCTCTACGCAAAAGAATTCCCCACCAGCGCGAGCCTGAGGACTTTCCTGGAGGAGACCACATTAGCACCTGAGCTGCAGGGATTTGTCGACTACGTACACGCCAGTATAAGGTCGCGTCCCACTGCAATCTTGGCGTACTGCCACGTGCTGTACTTAGCGCTCTTCGCTGGCGGCCGTGTTATGCGCTCAACAATCTACCGGTCAACGGGGCTTTTCCCCAAATTTCCCAATTTGACCACCGAGGAGGTCGTTCGCCGCGGAACCAACTTCTTTACTTTTAGTGACGCCGGCGTCCAAGCTGAGAACCAGCTGCGCAAGAACTACAAGCGCGGGTACGAGCTGGCTACACGCCAGGGCCTCACAGAGgagcaaaagctcaacatTCTGGACGTCTCAAACGCCATTTTTGAGTGGAACACCCGCGTGGTAACCGAGATTGGCGAGATCAATCGCCAGGAGCTGATGGGTAAGCTCAGCTTCCGTCTGCTCACTTTTGTGATCGAGGAATGGCAATACTCCGATAAATTGACGCGCAAGCAAAAGAGTCTCGTGCTGGCCACGGGTGTGGTGTTACAAATCCTGATGATGTACTGGGTGTTGCGCAAGTTTTTTTAG